GTGTCTGACAGAGGTGACAATACTGACATCTGATCAGTGCTGCTGAGTAAAGTGTCGAAATGATTGATGAGATATTTTAGTTGTAATAAAATTTCAATTTCAGGTTCAAGGTTTAGTGTGAAAACTTGATTATAAATcacagtgcagctctgcagaaatgaagaaatgaaatatcACAGAAGCTCTAAAAGAGCACTGAAGGAAACAACTGTGATGAACTTTAGATCCTCCAGTCTGTAACAACCCTCCTGTGGAGAAGGCTAAAGGTTAAAGGGGTCCGGATACCTTTCACACCCTTCTGTTCGGGAGCGATGGTGAGCGACGTCCACTGGATCCATTTTGAAAACCACAGCGCCATCTAGtgttaaaaaaacaaggaaGTTCCTCACAGAGTTTTTGGAACAATTGAAGTTACATGAAACAAGTGCTAAAGCCACAGAAGCAGATCATGTCCTCTGTACAGTAGATAAACCAGAGGAgttcacacacaaatcacacacgagttgtttttaaaggctgaTTATCGTGCTATCGTCACTAAATCAGTCAATTTCACTGttaaacaaatgaatcaatCTCAGTACAATAAATGGATATCACGTTTGTCGACCAGGATTATTTTCCTGGTACAGATCACTGACGTCAACACGTCTCGAGACAAAACCTTTAAATAAATCTTCTGGATTTGTTTGTTCCTCTGTGCcacatttcacatatttaaaGTCTTCCTGAACTTGTTTACAAGGATGTAATTTCCACAAAACAGGAATTTCAATTCATAATAATTTGCCCTGGATTTCGCCTCTCAGGCAATGCAGAGGTTGCCTTAACTTATTAGTGGAGGTTGTTGGGGGTCATGTGCAACAACGCAGTGACAcctcctctgcatgttttgggggtttaaagacacacttttttatttacagtaaatattcatCTAGAATTGAACTCTCTGTAGGAAAGATGGAAATACAACAACCTCCATCAAGGAAGTTAAACATGATTTAGTAGTACAGTAGTTACTGTatcaataattaaattaattaatttagcatttctattttttgtgTTATACTACCATTACAATTAAAAGCATCATAACCAGCTtcatgattttgttgttgttgttgttgttaaagagCATCAATAAGTTTCTGTTATGTCAAATATTCTAACACAAGTAGTACACACAAACCTTAGTGCCAAAACTCTAAAAgtaccagcaggtggcagtaaaagaccaggaaaacaaaaaaaccctaaaactCAGCAGGAAGTAGTCAGTCGTCTCTGTttactgagcatgctcagttcCACCCAAACTGTGACGCTCCGTCATGTGTGCGACTGTAAATGTTTAACTGAAGTGTTTGTGGCCACAGTTTAGTGCTTCAGGAGCCTCAGACTCGTGCAGAATGGTGAGTTTTAACTTCATTTTGATTTCACTGAACTGAATccaaagcagacaaacacaaaacacgtTAGATCTCCACTCGTTTaaatgtttctctctgactTCCAGAAAGCTGAAACCTCCAACGTCTCACCTCTaaaactccctctctctgctgcatttAGTAGGAACATAATTAGCTTCATGCTTTCAGAGGTTAAGAAGAGTCCAGTGTTTGGATAAAAGAGTCATAAAGGAATAAATTGAACCTCGTTCAGTTACCACTTAATGCATCCATTAATAAAATCGACGTCACTGAGGTGAAGTCTCTTATCCTGAGTTTCAGAGGGTCCAACACTGAAACTGCTGCCTCTCTACAGTCCACAGCAGAGTCCCTCCAGACTTCTATCACCTCTATAAGGTGGAGTTCTCTCACTTCTGTGTGGCTTCACCTTTTAGAAGAATCATTATGAAGTTTATACGCAAAGGGAATGTTTTTATAGTGACTTCTTATAAAAgtgtaaatatacatttcaaGCAGATTTCAATGGAAACCTGCTTGAAATGAAGATGATTATTAAAGCTGAAGAGGACTGTCGGCAGAGTAAATGAATGTAAAGTAATGTGACCTCGCTGCCGCTCTTCTGTAAGGTCTTTGTGAACCTGCGGATCAGTGTGAGCTTCACCgatggggtcagaggtcaggctggTGTTTGGTTAAGCACAGTGATCCTGTTAAAGATCTGaatggaccacacacacacacacactggacaaaAGATTTTTGTCCACTCACATTTGTGTTGCTTTTCAATACATGTAGAGAGCCATTTACACAGAACCACTTTGTGGTTCTCCAGCTGATCCCACAGCTGTTGGACgagtaaacaacaacaagtgtAAATGCAACCAAGAGACAGTGAGACTGGTGAAAgtccaagaaaagaaaaaagctcaaATGAACGAACGAAACCATCTTTTTCTTCAGAgttcagcaggaggaggatcGTCCCTGCGGGTCCACGCGGTCCGGCTCGGTCCGGGTCAGGAGCTGTTGGGATCTCTGCAGGCGTTCGTGGAGGAGAAGCGACTCCGAGCGCCGTTCATCATCACCTGCGTGGGCAGCGTCACCAAGGCAACGCTCCGGCTGGCCAACGCCACGgcaacaaatacaaatgagGTACTTGGCAGTGAAGGCCTGAGATGAGTTTGTTGGAGTCCAGGTTCACTTTGGTTCATTTTAACcaactttctgtgttttcacgtttgtctttgtttagcacCTTTAACACGAGTCCATGTAAAGTGATTTCTCCCACTTCCATGTTGTGcccttttcatttaaagtctATATATGTCATTCTGAATgactgaaaatattaaaaatccaaagttttaaaatgtaaattaatctACATACATAAGTGAGACGCTGTGTTAAAGCAACACATCAGCCCTTTTGTCAGCTTGTCTCTGCAGGAcgtgtaaataaagttgtgttacTATAAATGCTCAGAGCTCAGGCCCATCCCTCATCCAGGACATGGTCGTCAGGCGTCAGCTGAATAAACGTCATGTAATATGATGTAATGTTAGCTTGTCACGATGTcagctgtcccccccccccaccctcaggTGATCCACCTCAGCGGGCGGTTCGAGATCACCTCCCTGGTCGGCACGCTGAACCGGGACGCCCACCTCCACATCTGCCTGTCGGACGCCGAGGGCAGGACGGTCGGCGGTCACGTGATGGGAGACCTGGAGGTGTTCACCACGGCCGAGGTGGTCGTCGGCGAGGCGGTCGACCTGCAGTTCACCAGGGAGATGGACGAGCGGACGGGCTTCCCCGAGCTCGTGGTCCAGCCGCGCTCACAGACGGACTGAAACCGCCTCGTGGGGTTTTCTAATGTACAAATATAGAGGTGGTCCTGATCGCTGTGGGTGTTTGACCTCAAGACCAAAGACTGAACGAGTGTGAGGCAACTGGGGAAAAGATTTCACGTCATCTTGTAACGAGTATCATCGCTCACGACTCCTGTATTACAAACGTATACACGAACAAATACAAGAAGCGACGCCGGCAGCTGCTGGTCTGTAGCCTTGTTAGCGTGGCTACTCGCACTGTAAGGTTCGTACAGTACAGACTTTTCATTTAATCGTGTTTTAATGAACTCACACTGAGTCCAACTCAAAGCATCAAATCAATGAATAAAGATTAAAACGTGTTCTGTGGGTTAGATGAAGAAAAAACGTCCAGCGTCTGTCCGGCTTTAACATCTTCAGggaatgcaacacacacacacacacacacacacacacacacacacacacacacacacacacacacacacacagtcgtccTGAGCCCCAGCAGCCAATAGCAGCGGCTCTGCGGGGGTCGCAGCTTTCTGCTAATAGATGTTAAACTGAGCTGCGGCCTTTCAGAGCCTCTGACCCCCCTGGTTGTGACAAGACAAAGCGAGAACCCCCCCTCAAGGATTAGTCCTGACCTCGGCTCGGTCATGGCCGTCGCTGCGAAGAAAGGAAAGCCTCTGTGGCCGTGTGGCGGGCGGGtcggagggaggggagaggggagtgGTAACAGCCTTTTGATGGAATCCAGTTCATGCAGTTTAATTGGACGTCAGACTGACTGATTCCAGCCCGGCTCCATGACAGTGAACACACGAGAAGTGGATTGTTTTAACTCAAtcctgctgaaaatagtcctcaacaaatgtactatttcCTCCcgtttgataaaaactgaactgtgtttttttaacatattttttctccttgcatacacaaaataatacaaGAACTCAAACATCAGAGTTTCAAGAGGCATTTCAAATGGATTGTTGTAAAATGCTGATTAATCCACGTTTCCGTCCACTACCATTCTGCAAATATTAGTTAGAGTTGGTTCATTAAGATAAACGGTTAATTCTCCAGTCAAGTAAATGGTTGTAGAAGAAGACGGCGGAACAAGATGATGGAGTTTAAAGAATGTGTGATTTGTTGTCAGTGAataaaagctgcagaaacattCAGTGTGTTTCCAGGCAGGATGGAAGCTGAAGGCTTCTCCCGCCACACTGCGACACTTTGCGGGTCTTTGCAGCGTTTGTGTTCCAGGAGGACGAGGCCGCACGGCAGCGGGGCAGCCGGCCTGCCGCCACATTAAAGCGGAGCAACAAAGCGTCCCCGCTGCagctttgtgcttttgttttgctgcgTTGGCGCAGCATGGTGGCCAAAAAGTGTTGGTGGTCTGCCCCAGTGCCCCCTGGGAGGCAGTTTTTACGCATCCAACTAAAGCAGCTCAGTTTTCGTTCCCGACAAATTGAAAGGCAGCAGCCCAAAGCGGATGTTCTGGATTTGAAATATAGCTTTTGATCTAAAGACTCTCAATCCTCGtctatttgtctttctttaaatgGCTTCTTCATGTGGCAGCGATGATTAAACGTCCACAGTGTTGTTTACGTGCACTTCTACACATCTCCACGGAGAAAAATGTGAGTTATCCTCGTTTGAAACGTCTGTGAATAACAAGTTCGttgtgatgtttgttgtttcttaATGTTTCACAGCGACGTTCGCAGTCGGCGTCCTGCTGCGAGGCACCaattacattttactgtgaGACTCTTCCTCAACAAAGAGTTGACTTTAATCTCTGCACAGCTGTAGTGTCCGACACCGCCGCGCTCACGCTGCAGCTCGCCgtgtcctgtttgtgtttttttggacGGGGAAAACATTGTTGTTAGAACATAAACCCAAAGGTTGTTTCCAGAACAAGAAGTTCCTTCAGGTTAtcttttgtcatgttttccGTCTCTCTGACAGTTTGTGTTCACACATCATTTTTACCTGATGTACAATGTAGATAAGATGCCAtgtgaggaaaagaagaaagtaccggcctgtttttcttttattaaagaGTACTGACGTGAGCAAGACGTTGTGACCAGGACGCTGCTGAACACATCGCAGCTCTCTTTAACTGAATATACATGAAAGAGCTCAGTCACCGTGGAGGCCGACTGATGGACATGGATGGACCTTTTTTAACCTCCAACTTCTCCCGCTCCTCTCTACAGCAGCTACAGTGCAGATGTAGGCCCGATGGAGACGTTCACAAGTCCTCACCAGGGTACATACAACCAACACACAGGTGATCCACAGGAGAGAGAAACTACAGAGCCttcaaaccccccaaaacacgAGGAGCAGACCGGGGCACCGATGATGGATCGCGGCCCCTTCAGGTCACATCAGCCTTCTGTTCAACGTATCTCAACGTTTCCATCTTACAGACTTCAACAGAAGTTAATGTGAAGCAGAGCAAAGTGTCATGTGACCAGACCCTAACCTACCAGGaggcatgatgatgatgatgatgatgatgaaggctctccaggagaggctgagaggaaagACGCCGGGGTTAGGACTCAGGTTGTGGTCCGGTGTAGCGGAGGTAACTGGCTGGGGGTGCGGCCATGTCAAAGCTATGAAACTGGAGTCCTCGCTAGTCTGAAGCTGCTCTTCCAGCTCCTGCAggtctcctcctgcctcctccccccctgctcagttgagcctcctcctgcctccccccccccccccccccccccctgctcagGTGAgcctcctcctgcccccccccctgccctgCTCAGGTGagcctcctcctgcctcctccccccccccccgccctgcTCAGGTGAGCCTCCTCCTGCACCCCCCCGCCCTGCTCAGTTGagcctcctcctgcctccccccCCCTGCCCTGCTCAGGTGAGCCTCCTCCTGCACCCCCCCGCCCTGCTCAGGTGAGCCTCCTCCTGCAGTGACGGACGAGCTGGCGAGGAGCTTCAtcgttcctcctcctcctcctcctcctcctcagtatCTGCTCTCTTCCTCATTAGTGACTTCTCCTCCCGGCCGCCTTCTGTCTGCGATCTGTCAGTAATGAGCCGTGCAGCCGCCCCCTCACCGGCCCCGGTCGTTTGTAAGTCGGCTGTCCTGTTTGAGAGAGAAGTcgtggcggcggcggcggcggcgcgCGGGCCTGTGCACGTCCTCTGGAGCAGGGACGCAAGCGGCCGCCCCCCCGGGGAGCCGCCGCCGCAGTGATCCTGCGGCTTTCATGTGGCAGCCAAAGATCTCCCGGACTAATGACGCGCAGCTCCGTTTGAATGTCGCACCATGAGGCGGAGGACCGGACGGACAACACGCACAGATCAAAGCATCCCTCCGCCGCCGACACCGCGGAGGCACGTTGACACAAGTCTAGTGggtttctacacacacacacacacacactcacacacacacacacactcacacacacgctcacacacacacacacacacacacacacactcacacacacgctcacacacacacactcacacacacacacacacacacactcacacacacgctcacacacacacactcacacacacacacacatacacacacactcagaattgcaggacaaatacataaaatcaaAGTGTTAATACAACCGCGATGTAAATACTCAATTAAGCTTCAGTCCTGCTGTCAGAAGTagaatatgtaataaaatgtagcTCAAGTAAAGGAAGGCATGATGAAGAAGAGCATGGCCTCTTCCTCTGTTGGTTGGGTTTTATGTTTCCAGAAGAAAAgtaagaaaggaggaaggaaaaaaacagaaaagaagcagaaagttcagatatgaatgaaaaaaatccTGTTAAATTCtttataaaatgtccaaaagtcACCTTCAAGCTGTATTTATCTCATGTTGAGACACTTCCACGCTCACAGTGAGACTCTATACAACTGTACAATATAACCAGGTGGTGTATTATTTACCATCACACCTCGCAGGGGGTCAGCGTGATGAAAGACGGCACGAAGCCTGTTTGTCTCACAAGGTGAGACGCTGCAGCTGAACAAGGTCAACAACGTGGAAGAATCAACATCTCTCCAAGGGTGAATCCACCGCGAGAGGACGCCTTTAGAAGCTTCTTCATGTGGTTTCacaagtcatcatcatcatcatcatcatcatcgatTGGCCCTTTAGTTGTGCGCGCTGACTCTGGCATCTCTTCTGTTTGGCTTCACTTGAGCTTTAAGCTTTTAACCAAAGACCACAACAAGCATCTGTCAACATATTTCTGTGGTTTCCACGTGAGACAGGATCAGTTACATCTGGACCTGCTGTGGAGTGGACGGCAGGCCAGAACACAGAGAAGCCCTGGAGCATTTCCACggctgagctaaatgctaacaccagcatgctaacatgttaacatgctgatgtttagcagatataatgttaatattaatatcgTGTTAACCACGTAAATGTagtgtgttagcgtgctaacgtGTTGCTAATTATAGcaacagaaagtacagctgaggctgaacaaattcaacatttgacctgatgatggcgctagatggaaaagtgaagggatcaccaaaattattacagttcatccaaAAGAAATCATGAATTACAGTGGCGACTGGTGAAAACAGGGTCAGAACAGACTAATCCATTTTTTAGAAAAACACTCAATGCAGCGATGACGAATAAATCGTTGTCTTGTCACATccttaatataatttaatataatcaCCTGAATGTAACGGACGAAAACAaacagtttcacattttattttgacaacatTTCTGTGATTTTCTTCAAACTTGCACCAGATTTTAAAGGGGACATAAGCGGGATCAGTTTATACAACGTTATTCTTACGCTAatgtattaaaacaaataatttgtGTAGAGTTTGACTTTGTCTGGAGCTGTTGGTGTGTCGGCTGCGTCATGAGAATCTGGTGGCTCAGTGAGTCTTTCAGCTTCTGCTCaaactgatgtgaaaataaagtCAACAACATCAAATCCCTCTCATACAGCTCAGGATTTGGACTCGTGACCTTTTGGGAGCCATCCAGAGGGGCTTCAGAGCCTCCGGGGGGGGGGTAGGCccaggtgctgctgcagctgttcacCACCGGGGGGCAGCATGAGGCAAGAAGAGGAATATGAGGGCCGGAGGAGCTCTTTAACATTCGGTTCCTCAGAtgtttaacagtgtttttgATCACTGTAATGTCGTTTGTAGCCGCTGAATTTTAATAGAAGAGGCAACTTGAGTAGTTGGAGAAAGTAAATACTATAAATAAACACTATATTACTGAAAAACGCAGCGATACATGGTCAGACAACATGTCAGACAACACAACCTTTGGATGGAAAATGAAGCGAGGGTGAGGGTGGTgccagaggaaaggtcatgcaaatgaaaacagtgtaTTCTCTGTATGGTGGACATTATGACTGCGAAGGTTTTAAAGAACAATGATGGGAAAGTTCATTTTGTCTGtaactctgctctctgttcttGCTGAAGTCAGAGAGGTTTATATGAGAGAGGACGGGGACACCAGATTATCAAACCAACATTGTGACTCTTTATTCGGTGCACAACAAGTGCAAACTATTTGTTCTTGCGTGTTTGGTTTGAAGCTACCATAAACTGTATTTCAGTTGGCCTTGGTTGTGTTTAAGCTCAGCTGCTAACGCTGccaactcttgagggaaatatctgactctttagctgctaaatgctccactatgttcaccagctcgtctctgactgtgtctgtctcgCGTACGGTGAGTTTTTACAGCGTTTtctctggaaacagctgccGAAAACGACGCTgtgaaccaaaactgtaaagTTGCAGCCGGACAGttaaacaacgagctgaaactcactacaaagctctgtaaagccgagaggagctgcagattcagctgatgagtctctgtgggttcatcactaccagAGACACCATGTCACCGTTAATACATTATCATTATGAAAACAGTGATTACAGTCGCTTTAAAGACAAAGTCAGCAGAGAGTCaaagaatcaccaaagtcattcaTCTTTGGGGGACAATGAATATCTGTACACCATTCGTGCCAATCCATCCTGGGGTTGAGATATTCTGTTAGATAAATGGACAGTTTGACCTTCTGGTGGTCCGACAGCAAAAGTCAGAGAGTCTTTAAcgttattaggattcatcttctggggatcatgaatgtttATGCTAAgtgttgtgccaatccatccagtactttctggtcttttttaaaatatgtattttttcagCAGTATGATATCTGTTTCTATACAGCTGAATGAACAAAGGCTCTTATAAGATAAACAAGCACAATCAGCCTGGACAGAATGaggccaaacaaacacagaaattaacaaataaaaactaaccGTCTGATGCATTTTGTGGGGGCTCTTACTTCGAGTGCCCTGTCCTTTCTCCTGTTTAACCGCATTATGTTTCCAAGGCCTGAGCAGCTGTGTTGTTTGGGAAATATCATCGATGGGATGTCGGGTGAATTGCTGCTGGATCTCAATCACTTTTcatcatttaatcctgtgggcaGTTATTAACAGTTAACAGTGCCAACAGAAAATGTCTCCAAGGGCAAAGTGATGAAGCAAGTTCCGGCGAGATGAAAGAATATTGAATATCCTCCACTCAAGGTTGTGAAATAAACTCAATTCTTCATTTATGAGAAAAGATCCCAGTATAGTCCGAAGTATGTCAACTGTTAGCACACGCTCTCAAAAGCCCAACACGTGATACTGGgatgaaacatttgtttaatgtttgtaaCGATGACGTCACCAGACCAGTTCTTTAATGGTGGCTCTGCTGTATTCCCTATATATCGACTGGGAACCAGCATGCGCAACACAAGGGTCCTGAAAtagaagcagctaaatggaattcagccatcattaaacctgtaataaaagtttttttttgttatgaacATCAACAAATCATCACAGTTCAAGTTGATGCAACGAACTTGTtggcaaacagctgcttatttacgCGTCCAGCGGTTAGAGCCACTTCATGTGGGCCGTCTGTGTTTATTCGCCCCGAGCAGCCAATGTACCGACTGGACCgacgttagctgtagctagttagctgggaAACATACACATtgaccgagtgtgtgtgtgtgtgtgtgtgtcagctcaaACTCTGACTGATGTCAGGCGCTGCTGGACCTCCGCTGAGCTTCgagctgaatgctaatgacATGCTAATTATTTGGATATTATCATGTCAATATCCCTACCATTAGCATGTTTCTATTGGATATTAACATACTGTTGTTTAGGATGTAACATTAATGTTTGAACTATAGCACGCTCAATCTCGGTGTGTTAGCACGCTAATGATTAGCAATGTCGGGGAATAGGTCAACTACATTCCCCAGTAGGATTCGAGTAGCGTCGCTTTCTTTAGTAGCGAGGTAGAGTGACGAAACGCCACACAGAAATATCTTATTTAGCCCTGAAGACAGGGCGCATATTTTGTTTACTGACTGACTTAATATTGATGTGAAATAGTTTCCATGCATCAAGCTGTTTTTCCTGTAGCTACTTTTAATAAAATGATAGTGTTTCTGGAGCTACTTCTTCCAGTGTAGCTGTTTCCAGATAGCATCCCCGTACAGTAACACAGGCATTCTTGGTTCTCAGGTTATCAGGGTTAACCCATTTTGAATTAAGGTTTTGAATGACGGTTAAAAAGAAATTCTGAGTACCATTGTTGCCttcaaatagaaatattttcaGTTAGTTTTGTGCAGCCACCAACAATGTTTCAGACGTAGCGAGACGTGCACCGGCTGTGTCATTGCAGAGGTGGATGCTGAGAACAGGGGAACGCGTCTTGCACCACCTTCCAGTCGTCCCCTGGTCCCCCTCCAGAAGCTAAGCTGTCAGCTGTGACTGAGCAAACAGTAAACTTTCCAACAAAGTCACCCTGGATGGCAACAGTGGAACGTTTTTGTTTGGATCCTCCTGCTGAAGTTGAACTTCTTTTTGCATTTGGCGTGACTGAAACTGAGCGTGTGCAGATCGCCCCATCTGCAGCAGATGAGTGCTtctatttgaaaatgtgtggtGAACTTCCATTAACAATAATTGAGTCCCACTCCAGTGAGATGCtaacaggggaggaggaggaggatggggggggggggtctgtgttGTTATTAAAATGCCCTCCCCTCTAATGTGCAGGTAAGGACCCCTCGCTGTCGCATCTCACCAGGCCCGCTGCCAGGGCCGCCTCTCGCTTTTAAGTGAGCGCCTTCATTGAGACAAATTTAACTCAATTAAACCGTTTTACCTTCGCCAGGAGTGTTTCACATCATCAGGGCAGCAGAGTGGCCTTTTCAATTAGCTGCAGTGAGCAGATTCACCACTGATCCTCCTGTTTGGGTTTGTGACAGTGAGTTaaaaacctgctgctgctgctccgtcAACATAAC
The DNA window shown above is from Enoplosus armatus isolate fEnoArm2 chromosome 19, fEnoArm2.hap1, whole genome shotgun sequence and carries:
- the LOC139302683 gene encoding bifunctional protein GlmU-like, translating into MSSAGGGSSLRVHAVRLGPGQELLGSLQAFVEEKRLRAPFIITCVGSVTKATLRLANATATNTNEVIHLSGRFEITSLVGTLNRDAHLHICLSDAEGRTVGGHVMGDLEVFTTAEVVVGEAVDLQFTREMDERTGFPELVVQPRSQTD